One genomic region from candidate division Zixibacteria bacterium HGW-Zixibacteria-1 encodes:
- a CDS encoding IS30 family transposase, with amino-acid sequence RIYNNTPRKCLDFQTPSEVFLEQLLHFKCESTNLTRREWK; translated from the coding sequence TGAGAATCTATAATAATACTCCGAGAAAATGTCTGGACTTTCAAACACCGTCTGAAGTATTTTTAGAGCAATTGTTGCACTTCAAATGTGAATCCACCAACTTAACACGAAGGGAATGGAAATAA